One Triticum dicoccoides isolate Atlit2015 ecotype Zavitan chromosome 5B, WEW_v2.0, whole genome shotgun sequence genomic window carries:
- the LOC119308790 gene encoding uncharacterized protein LOC119308790 isoform X1 has product MYGHLILSAARRGAAHGPQSCPLTLSTVLSRVHLCMITLGKKKHAGRLQKVLREQKARVYIIRRCVVMLLCWSD; this is encoded by the exons ATGTATGGCCACTTGATCCTGTCTGCGGCGCGGCGTGGCGCGGCGCATGGTCCTCAATCATGCCCCCTGACCCTGAGCACTGTGTTATCAAGGGTCCATCTATGCATGATCACACTG GGGAAGAAGAAGCACGCGGGGAGGCTGCAGAAGGTTCTGAGGGAGCAGAAGGCCAGGGTCTACATCATCCGCCGCTGCGTCGTCATGCTTCTCTGCTGGAGTGACTGA
- the LOC119308790 gene encoding uncharacterized protein LOC119308790 isoform X2, whose protein sequence is MEQGKKKHAGRLQKVLREQKARVYIIRRCVVMLLCWSD, encoded by the coding sequence ATGGAGCAGGGGAAGAAGAAGCACGCGGGGAGGCTGCAGAAGGTTCTGAGGGAGCAGAAGGCCAGGGTCTACATCATCCGCCGCTGCGTCGTCATGCTTCTCTGCTGGAGTGACTGA